Sequence from the Oncorhynchus kisutch isolate 150728-3 linkage group LG12, Okis_V2, whole genome shotgun sequence genome:
TTGCTACTGGTGCAGTGAGGGAGAGCCTGTCAGAGCAAAACACAGCATGCTGTGAGTggctgactgtgtcccaaatgacaccctattgcctatgtagtgcacaacttttgacccgggcccatagggctctattcAAAAGTAGTGTCATCTGGGATGCATACGCTATCTACTAACTCCATGTTCACCAGATTGCTTCAAGATGTGGAGACAGCCAGGCACCACGTGGCCAAGGGCCATGAATGGTTTCCTATAACTTCAGACACTGTGACCTTGAGTGACGTTCTTCTGACTGATCAAAGTTACATTGTCTACCACTTGGAATTATATGTTGGTCTAATGAACATGTAGATGATAGAGAAAGATGGCAACCACCATCTTCCCTCAGTGAGGCAAGGTACATAATTCTTAGGATTTTATCAGCACTTCAGTTCAACTTTTCAAACCAAACTCACACCACAGTCAGACCAAACCCTATTGCTTCCGCGGGTCTTGTGTATATAATCCTGTGTGGCTCAGATGGTAGAGCAGGCTCTTGCAATGCCAGGTTTGTGGGTTCGGATTCCCACCGGGGACTAGTAagaaaaaatgtatgaaaatgtatgaacTCACTATTCTAAGTTACTCTAgataagaatgtctgctaaattATAAATAGTGCAACTTTTAAGTGAGTTGATACACAGCCTCTGCAGTGCAGAGGAACCCGTGGTGAGTCTCTGTGTCTGTTCTTTACGAAAGGCCAAGCTCACTGAAGCCAGCCACAGGCAGGGGCGCTGGGCCCTTCTTGGGCACTGGGGCCATCTTCTTCCCCCCCTTGGACTGCTCAGGCTCGGGCCTGGTGAGCCGACTgtggttgagcatggtgaagaACTGGAACCTCTCGCCCATCTTCAGGGGGTTGGTCAGCATGTCATAGCCCTGGATCAACTGGGCCCTTGTGGACGGGTCTGCACAGTTCCTCAGCAGCACCTGAAGACACAACATTGCAATTAGACAAAGATAATTGAGTGGAGGgcaaagtaaaagtaaaatacCAAGTTATCTTGAAAGCCCCGATTGGCAGTTGAAAACCATGAGCTTCCACTTAATGCTTTGACAGAAACTGATACAGATGCAAGCGGATTGTTATGATTGTTTATATAGTGGTCACCTTAGCCCCATGTATAAAGAAGTGGAACAGGGAAGTGTGCACACAGGGTTCCTACTCACCTGTAAGCGTGTATCGATTCCCATATTTTTCAGGAAGTCTTTCTGAGAGACAGGGCCCATGCAGGCCACCGTAGCTCCAGCCATCCTCCTCAGGTAACTGTAGTCCACATCAGCAGTCAGGTCAGCAGAGCCGGGCGAGGCTAGGACATCATGGAGCTTATGACCTTTAAAACCCTGGGGGTGGGGGACAGGTGGTGTTTTGATGTTATGACAGAAATGGTAGACATGACTACTAAGAACTACTACAGTTCATTATTTGTATATcgttacattttatttgatttaattcaTTAGTTGTTAAATTACATTGATCTGAAATCATTTCCTTTTTTATACCaaatcaggtctctcctctcatGAGCAACGATTGATAACATTTTCATCTAGTTACATAAATGTGAGCCTGCCTGAAACATGGCTGCCTTGttaaacctcttgaagctagggggcactatttttatttttggaaaaataatgttcccaaaataaacggcctatttctcaggaccagatgctagaatatgcatatcattgacagattaggatagaaaacactctaaagtttccaaaactgtaaaaatattgtctgtgagtataacagaactgatattgcaggcgaaagcctgagaaaaatccaatcaggaagtgactcttattttgaaagcactgtgttcctatgcatccctattgaccattgaaagggatatcaaccagattccttttttctatggcttccctaaggtgtctacattctttagacatagtttcaggcctttattttgaagaatgagcatgAACGACCACATTACGTAAGTGgtcaggtgggggctctcagagtgaaagagagagtcgGCCATTGTTTcccccggtcctagtgaaaagccaactgtcccagttgatatattatcgaatagatatttgaaaaacaccttcaggattgattataaaaaacgttgcaaatcaaatcaaattttatttgccatgtttctgtcgacattatggatataatttggaatttttgtctgtgttgtcgtgaccgctatttccggtggattcctgggcataacgcaccaaactaacggaggtatttggatataaaaaatatctttatggaacaaaaggaacatttgctgtctaactgggagtctcgtgagtgaaaacatccgaagatcatcaaaggtaaacggttcatttcattgcttttctgattttcgtgaccaagcttcctgatgctaattgtacataatgctatgctaggctatagataaacttacacaaacgcttgtattgctttcgctgtaaagcatcatttcaaaatctgagacgacagggtgattaacaaaaggctaagctgtgttttgctatatttcacttgtgatttcatgaatatgaatattttctagtaatattttttgactgtggcgctatgctattcagcgttgtTGATGGCAAAtataccggatccgggatgggtagttctttAACAGATGGAATTCTGTGATTCCCTGTCTTTTGAAGGAGGGGGTCGCTtgcttgaccccccccccccttttcatcACACATCAGTGAGTCCCAGAGCCTGGGAGCAGGGAGAGCCCACCCCTCTTAATAGGGGCCAGATGGGGCTGGGTTAGGGTGTAGCCCCAGGAACAGAACTGGAGGGTAGTTGACCCTGATTTCCGTGTGCCACCAGCAAAGGGCAAGAGAGGCATGTCGACTTCCTGCATCTGTTTCCTTGTAGCTGAGGCTCACTCGGCTAATcactttaccacacacacacacagaccgtatTAAAACCAGCTGATAAACGGGCCACGTTGGAGACATGATGACACTCACTCTGAACGTGTCCATCTTGGTCCCGTCGTGCCCGTAGTCAGCAATCAGTGCAGCACCCCCATCCTCGGTGATCCGATTGGCTAGGCGCTGGACGATGACCCCTCCCTCCGGGCAGACCTCCACGTGCCGTCTCTTTTCATCTGCCTAGGAGGTAAGGGGTTTCAGAACAAAAACAAGAGCGGCTCTGCTTACCTGTCTGGGTGAAGCAGGGGCCTGAGCACACACATCAGCAATCATACATGACTTTGCTTCCAATTCATCTTCACTTAGCAGCACTGGCTCTAAGCCCCAAGGCATCACAAAACCAGGAGGGGTTAGCTTTGGTGGGTTAGGAtagatcccaaatggcaccctattccctctatagtgcattacttttgatcagagccccaTTGggcccggtcaaaagtagtgcactataaagggaatggggtGCAATTTGGGAAATACCCTTAGACTATCAGGTAACACATGTTGGGACATCTATGGGGAAAAAATTTACTAAAGTGGAGTATTAAAACCTATAGGCCTGTCTACTTGTAATTGAAAACCCCATTAGACCACAGAGATGACAGAGCAACAGATAAGATTATGTAGGGCTTTTAACTGGCGAGCGCAGAGAGAACAGTTAACAAACTCTACTACAGTATGTGGAACCCGGGatacacagacagtcagtcaggggCAGCAGCCATTAGCCAGGATTTAAAACCAGTAAGGGGGTTTCACCCAAGTTCACTCATGATGTAAGGCTTTGGCAGGCTGTTCAAAGTCCCTGCACTCTTCCAGTGAGGCCAGATCAAATAggttggtactgtatatactacagaaacactggTAATAAAAACCAGATGCTGCACAGATGTTCAAACTTTTAAGGAAAAAGGAGTTTGTCGTCAATGGTGTTTGTGTCAATGTAGGCTTCAGCAAAGATATAACTGTTTTCAATCTAGGAGACATCCATTCACATTTAACATCAGCGATAGATACATTTTGATGAGTCCGATAAAATGCTTACAATCATTTTTATTTGAATCTTTCAAttgatacatacatacaaactaaACGtgataagatttttttctttgtttttaaagATGGTCTGAGTTAAGCATCAACACGCAGCACTCACCTGTATGAGTTGAGTAGAGGCCAGAGTGGGAGCTGGCACTATGACAAGCCTCAGCTTGCCTGGCTCATCTGGGTCAATATCCACCATCAcctccctccagcccttctctGTTCCCTGGACCCACATCACAATTAATGCACAACACAATGCAATGGATCAAATGGTAATTACAATAACATTTTCTTAATTCTTTGTGATCTGCTATCAAGATCTATATGTATAATCAAAACAGCTGGTGAAGTAAATGTACCTGGAATTTGTGGATGGGTAAGGCATCAAAGAACTCATGAGCGAGGTAGATGCTGAAGcctgtttgaaaaaaaaaatgacaataaATAGGACTAATAGTAGATAGAATAAAAACTGTACCAGAGGCACAGAACAAGTTAGAGgaaacttattcaagaaagatcaagtgtaatatattataaaaaataaagcaaactggatggaacaCGGGAAAAAATGcaccaaatatatatttttaatcttcAACATAAAAATGCTCCCAAAAATATTTTACTGAAACTTCtgacaaatgatggagtcacccatgattcaaaagatacactgctcaaaaaaataaagggaacacttaaacaacacaatgtaactccaagtcaatcacacttctgtgaaatcaaactgtccacttaggaagcaacactgattgacaataaatttcacctgctgttgtgcaaatggaatagacaacaggtggaaattataggcaattagcaagacacccccaataaaggagtggttctgcaggtggtaactaCAGACCATTTCTCAGTTccaatgcttcctggctgatgttttggtcacttttgaatgctggcggtgctttcactctagtgaaAGCATGAGatagagtctacaacccacacaagtggctcaggttgtgcagctcatccaggatggcacatcaatgcgagctgtggcaagaaggtttgctgtgtctgtcagcgtagtgtccagagcatggaggcactaccaggagacaggccagtacatcaggagacgtggaggaggccgtaggagggcaacaacccagcagcaggaccgctacctccgcctttgtgcaaggaggagcaggaggaccaCTGCCAGAGCTCCATTcactgtagctggggattttaacaaggctaatctgaaaacaagactccctaaattttatcagcatatcgattgcgcaaccagggcgggaaaaaccttggatcattgctattccaacttccgcgacgcatataaggccctgccccgccctcctttcggaaaagctgaccacgactccattttggtgatccctgcctacagacagaaactaaaacaagaagctcccgcgctgaggtctgttcaacactggtccgaccaatctgattccacactccaagactagactgcttccatcacgtggactgggatatgttccgtattgcgtcagacgacaacattgacgaatacgctgatttggtgtgcgagttcattagaacgtgcgttgaagatgtcgttcccatagcaacgattaaaacattcccaaaccagaaaccgtggattgatggcagcattcgcgtgaaactgaaagcgcgaaccactgcttttaatcagggcaaggtgactggaaacatgaccgaatacaaacagtgtaactattccctccgcaaggcaatcaaacaagctaagcgtcagtatagagacaaagtagaatctcaattcaacggctcagacacaagaggtatgtggcagggtctacagtcaatcacggattacaaaaagaaaaccagcccagtcacggaccaggatgccttgctcccaggcagactaaataacttttttgcccgctttgaggacattacagtgccactgacacggcccgcaaccaaaacatgcggactctccttcactgcagccgacgtgaggaaaacatttaaacgtgtcaaccctcgcaaggctgcaggcccagacggcatccccagccgtgccctcagagcatgcgcagaccagctggctggtgtgtttacggacatattcaatcaatccctatcccagtctgttgttcccacatgcttcaagagggccaccattgttcctgttcccaagaaagctaaggtaactgagctaaacgactaccgccccgtagcactcacttccgtcatcatgaagtgctttgagagactagtcaaggaccatatcacctccaccctacctgacaccctagacccactccaatttgcttaccacccaaataggtccacagacgatgcaatctcaaccacactgcacactgccctaacccatctgcacaagaggaatacctatgggagaatgctgttcatcgactacagctcggcatttaacaccatagtgccctccaagctcgtcatcaagctcgagaccctgggtctcgaccccgccctgtgcaactgggtactggacttggtgagggtaggcaacaacatctccaccccgctgatcctcaacactggggccccacaagggtgcgttctgagccctttcctgtactccctgttcacccacgactgcgtggccacgcacgcctccaactcaatcatcaagtttgcggacgacacaacagtggtaggcttgattaccaacaacgacgagacggcctacagggaggaggtgagggccctcggagtgtggtgtcaggaaaataacctcacactcaacgtcaacaaaactaaggagatgattgtggacttcaggaaacagcagagggaacacccccctatccacatcgatggaacagtagtggaaagggtagtaagttttaagttcctcggcgtacacatcacaga
This genomic interval carries:
- the ndufaf7 gene encoding protein arginine methyltransferase NDUFAF7, mitochondrial, which gives rise to MRTVRALQRLRGVLVRPCPPPLFVRSWSVAQSQSFSSSSAEKPMPGNSMLRHLTSKIKATGPISVAEYMREVLTNPVMGYYVQNDMLGPDGDFITSPEISQIFGELLGIWCLSEWMGAGKPSRFQLVEFGPGRGSLANDILRVFSQLRGALGGAAVSVHLVEVSPKLSQVQAQCLTGDQSQVSASEDEPVYRHGTTTTGLPISWYRNLDDVPRGFSIYLAHEFFDALPIHKFQGTEKGWREVMVDIDPDEPGKLRLVIVPAPTLASTQLIQADEKRRHVEVCPEGGVIVQRLANRITEDGGAALIADYGHDGTKMDTFRGFKGHKLHDVLASPGSADLTADVDYSYLRRMAGATVACMGPVSQKDFLKNMGIDTRLQVLLRNCADPSTRAQLIQGYDMLTNPLKMGERFQFFTMLNHSRLTRPEPEQSKGGKKMAPVPKKGPAPLPVAGFSELGLS